The Kitasatospora sp. NBC_00374 genome has a segment encoding these proteins:
- a CDS encoding LuxR C-terminal-related transcriptional regulator, producing the protein MTATGPLPDLSDQERRLIVLVAAGASHDQISADHEAAVDPGSVRSAIELLLAKTRTRTVLQLAAWASAHRIVTSPVHPSAALTIKPQLPPRLLQILQGWAAGRSTPELTADWGIAPSTMRTYTKTLLTQLGVDSQLQASVVGVLAGLTRLNDIEPAWPADPRGHDVEQHRRAP; encoded by the coding sequence ATGACCGCCACTGGGCCCCTGCCCGACCTCAGCGACCAGGAACGCCGCCTAATCGTCCTCGTCGCCGCCGGCGCCAGCCACGACCAGATCTCCGCCGACCACGAGGCCGCTGTGGATCCGGGCAGTGTGCGTAGCGCCATCGAGCTGCTTCTCGCCAAGACCCGCACACGCACGGTGCTGCAGCTCGCCGCCTGGGCCTCCGCTCACCGGATCGTCACCAGCCCGGTCCACCCCAGCGCGGCCCTCACCATCAAGCCCCAACTCCCGCCTCGCCTGCTGCAGATCCTGCAAGGCTGGGCCGCCGGCCGGAGCACACCCGAGCTGACCGCCGACTGGGGCATCGCCCCGAGCACAATGCGCACCTACACCAAAACGCTGCTCACCCAGCTGGGTGTCGACAGCCAGCTTCAGGCCAGCGTCGTCGGTGTCCTCGCCGGTCTCACCAGGCTGAACGACATCGAGCCGGCCTGGCCCGCCGACCCGCGCGGTCACGACGTCGAGCAGCATCGGCGGGCGCCGTGA
- a CDS encoding Mur ligase domain-containing protein, with the protein MDTPTRPTTKVASAVPELLSAPHLVDVAVPGMEGLARWLAGRGADVTGSVPPTSQDSPVVAGLRAAGVKVEVGFEAGHVRTDRTAVVWSGVLVGRHPELDRAQVLRLPVLGRALALAAVAAHPGHQVVAVGGSHSTATAAAALAAALDDGTTGWILNAASRTGSVGHAGEGRLIVDFCPDTATHEAAPPGAWQHRPAPNYLDKHPQPAIALITTTSANAPHHPDNIEGLNAAERLARTAATVILPTWDRGSKILRERLGDRPGPRMVSVGLDQNDDVRILVPRWTGDRYHATLQHQGEQHPFVVPIAGRHHALAACAAIATALVLGEDPQAVADLARFDGVERSLATVGTHRQITVVDSRARHPHEISEDLTAARMLAEDSVIAVLEPDGVARTAAHAAELGAAIGHADHVVLLPVSTPLTTLYADDPLDAVEQVARQALGTDAVHRIRSSPGEPCAEQQIAALTTPGDLVLVIGTDQARRIGPRLLFHLAAPNAPIPHQL; encoded by the coding sequence ATGGACACCCCCACCCGCCCCACGACCAAGGTGGCCTCGGCCGTGCCCGAGCTGCTGTCCGCCCCACACCTGGTCGACGTCGCCGTACCCGGCATGGAGGGCCTGGCCCGATGGCTTGCCGGACGCGGCGCCGACGTCACCGGCAGCGTGCCACCCACCTCACAGGACAGCCCAGTGGTGGCAGGACTGAGAGCCGCCGGGGTGAAGGTCGAAGTCGGCTTCGAGGCCGGGCACGTGCGCACCGACCGTACGGCGGTGGTGTGGTCGGGTGTTCTCGTCGGCCGACATCCCGAGCTGGACCGCGCGCAGGTGCTGCGACTGCCGGTGCTCGGGCGGGCGCTCGCACTCGCAGCCGTGGCCGCGCACCCCGGACACCAGGTGGTGGCGGTCGGCGGCAGTCACAGCACCGCGACCGCGGCAGCCGCCCTGGCCGCGGCGCTCGACGACGGCACGACCGGCTGGATCCTCAACGCCGCGTCCCGGACGGGCTCCGTCGGGCACGCCGGCGAAGGCCGGCTCATCGTGGACTTCTGCCCCGACACCGCCACCCACGAGGCCGCGCCTCCCGGAGCCTGGCAGCACCGGCCCGCCCCGAACTACCTGGACAAGCACCCGCAGCCCGCCATCGCGCTGATCACCACCACCAGCGCCAACGCCCCGCATCACCCGGACAACATCGAGGGCCTGAACGCCGCCGAGCGCCTCGCCCGCACCGCCGCGACCGTCATCCTGCCGACCTGGGACCGCGGCTCGAAGATCCTCCGCGAACGACTGGGCGACCGCCCCGGCCCGCGCATGGTCAGCGTCGGCCTCGACCAAAACGACGACGTTCGGATCCTGGTACCCCGCTGGACCGGAGATCGCTACCACGCCACCCTGCAGCACCAGGGCGAGCAGCACCCGTTCGTCGTGCCGATCGCCGGCCGCCACCACGCCCTGGCCGCCTGCGCCGCGATCGCCACCGCTCTCGTCCTTGGCGAGGACCCGCAGGCGGTCGCCGACCTCGCCCGGTTCGACGGCGTCGAGCGCTCGCTCGCCACTGTCGGCACACACCGCCAGATCACCGTGGTCGACTCCCGCGCTCGTCACCCCCATGAGATCTCCGAGGACCTCACGGCCGCCCGGATGCTCGCCGAGGACTCGGTGATCGCGGTCCTGGAGCCCGACGGTGTCGCCCGCACCGCCGCGCACGCCGCCGAGCTGGGTGCCGCGATCGGCCACGCGGACCACGTGGTTCTGCTCCCGGTCAGCACCCCGTTGACCACCCTCTACGCCGACGACCCGCTCGACGCCGTCGAACAGGTCGCCCGCCAGGCCCTCGGAACGGACGCGGTCCACCGGATCCGCTCCAGCCCAGGCGAGCCCTGCGCCGAACAGCAGATCGCCGCTCTCACCACCCCCGGCGATCTCGTCCTCGTCATCGGCACAGACCAGGCAAGGCGCATCGGCCCGCGTCTGCTGTTCCACCTCGCCGCCCCCAACGCGCCGATCCCCCACCAGCTGTGA
- a CDS encoding glutamine synthetase family protein, protein MRATLRAARLRADRTAAGAAAPVGPLHQLVDAHGIDTVLLAALDVQGRLKGKAFDARVLLERLRSDRISPEMCGYVLGTDLGMTAPRTGAFSWESGFGDIALLPDTQQARVLPWLPSTAIVLADPISGGFPHPLAPTTVLNEQWHRLASLGLVAAVGIETEFVLYEGIARDAAAAGWQGLRPAVRDNRDYSLDLPLPVREFSRRLRQVLAGSGLPVEAVKGEGAPGQIEVTFPYGEVTAMCEQHLLFKHAAKTVADEQDLTASFMAALPGGVGNGMHLHVSLHDFDDRPVLAADANDGTALSGLGEQAVAGLLTVLPETAPLWAPYVNSYRRYGDHSFAPARFTWGRDNRSCAVRVVGHGRSLRLEVRLPGADANPVLALTAVLAGVRHGIEAGLKPRDASVGDAYQDVAAEAVPRSLAEALAGFEASTLAAELLGERVVAHLASVARLDLDHHAARVSDAELERGFTQA, encoded by the coding sequence ATGAGGGCCACCTTGCGCGCCGCCCGCCTCCGCGCGGACCGGACTGCGGCCGGGGCCGCAGCGCCCGTCGGCCCGCTGCACCAGCTGGTGGACGCCCACGGCATCGATACCGTGCTGCTCGCGGCCCTCGACGTGCAGGGACGACTCAAGGGCAAGGCGTTCGACGCGCGGGTCCTGCTGGAGCGACTTCGGTCGGACCGGATCAGCCCGGAGATGTGCGGGTACGTTCTCGGCACCGACCTGGGCATGACCGCCCCACGGACCGGGGCCTTCTCGTGGGAGAGCGGCTTCGGTGACATCGCGCTGCTGCCCGACACCCAACAGGCCCGGGTACTGCCGTGGCTGCCCTCCACAGCGATCGTCCTCGCCGATCCGATCAGCGGGGGATTCCCACACCCACTCGCTCCGACAACCGTGCTGAACGAGCAGTGGCACCGCCTCGCCAGCCTCGGCCTGGTCGCCGCCGTCGGAATCGAGACGGAGTTCGTCCTCTACGAAGGCATCGCCCGGGACGCGGCGGCGGCTGGCTGGCAGGGGCTTCGCCCTGCAGTCCGGGACAACCGGGACTACTCGCTCGACCTTCCGCTTCCGGTCCGGGAGTTCAGCAGGAGGCTACGGCAGGTCCTCGCCGGGTCTGGCCTCCCGGTCGAGGCAGTCAAGGGTGAGGGCGCGCCGGGCCAGATCGAGGTCACCTTCCCCTACGGGGAGGTGACGGCCATGTGCGAGCAACACCTGCTGTTCAAGCACGCCGCGAAGACGGTCGCGGACGAGCAGGACCTGACCGCCTCGTTCATGGCGGCCCTGCCGGGCGGGGTCGGCAACGGCATGCACCTACACGTCTCGCTGCACGACTTCGACGATCGGCCGGTGCTGGCCGCCGACGCCAATGACGGGACGGCCCTGTCAGGGCTGGGCGAGCAGGCGGTGGCCGGCCTGCTGACCGTACTGCCGGAGACCGCCCCGCTGTGGGCACCGTACGTGAACTCCTACCGGCGCTACGGCGACCACTCGTTCGCTCCCGCCCGCTTCACCTGGGGGCGGGACAACCGCTCCTGCGCGGTGCGGGTGGTCGGCCACGGCCGCAGCCTGCGGCTGGAGGTGCGCCTGCCCGGCGCCGACGCCAACCCGGTGCTGGCGCTGACCGCAGTCCTCGCCGGAGTCCGGCACGGCATCGAGGCTGGCCTCAAGCCTCGTGACGCGAGCGTCGGCGACGCCTACCAGGACGTCGCCGCCGAGGCCGTGCCCCGTTCCCTGGCCGAGGCCCTCGCCGGGTTCGAGGCCAGCACGCTCGCTGCCGAGCTGCTGGGCGAGCGAGTCGTCGCGCACCTGGCCTCTGTCGCCCGCCTGGACCTGGACCACCACGCCGCCCGCGTCAGCGACGCCGAGTTGGAGCGCGGTTTCACCCAGGCATAA
- a CDS encoding amino acid permease yields MSRYHRSAPARGDDEHLRSLGYEPELTRRMGSFGNFAVSFSVISVLSGCMTLFGFGLVTGGPAVMMWGWLGVGLAVLLVGLSLAEVTSAYPTSGGLYFMSQRLGGPRWGWVTGWLNLLGLLGGIAGIDYGAASFITAFAGLQWGVMPTPGVILTVFAAVLLLHALLNVVGVRVVSLLNSISVWWHLTGVAVIVGVLAVVPSHHQDASFVFGHFVNETGWSNPVYVSAVGLLLAGYTFCGYDASAHLSEETTDARMAAPRGIVRSIWVSLLAGFVLLAGLLFAVQDYAGTAVAAVPPAQIFLDTLGTTGAKALLLIVIGAQLFCGSAETTAASRMIYAFSRDGALPGSATWRRVSPNGVPVPAVWLAVSVAFLLAVPSLWSPVAYGAVTAVNVIGMTPSYIIPVFLRLRQGDRFVPGPWTLGRWSRPVGIAAVVWVVVVTVLVCLPQRYPLTVQTFNYAPITLIVVLALSAAWYRLTGSKFSVPVVQDAHLARVEAQIV; encoded by the coding sequence ATGTCTCGGTATCACCGTTCCGCCCCCGCCCGCGGGGACGACGAGCATCTGCGGTCACTGGGCTACGAACCCGAACTGACCCGCAGGATGGGCTCGTTCGGGAACTTCGCCGTCTCCTTCTCGGTCATCTCGGTGCTCAGCGGGTGCATGACGCTGTTCGGGTTCGGGCTGGTGACCGGCGGCCCGGCCGTGATGATGTGGGGCTGGCTCGGCGTCGGCCTGGCCGTGCTGCTCGTCGGCCTCTCCCTGGCCGAGGTCACCAGCGCCTACCCCACCTCCGGCGGCCTCTACTTCATGTCCCAGCGCCTCGGCGGACCGCGCTGGGGATGGGTGACCGGCTGGCTCAACCTCTTGGGGCTGTTGGGCGGGATCGCTGGCATCGACTACGGCGCCGCCAGCTTCATCACAGCCTTCGCCGGGCTCCAGTGGGGCGTCATGCCGACACCGGGCGTGATCCTGACCGTCTTTGCCGCGGTCCTGCTGCTCCACGCCCTGCTCAACGTCGTCGGTGTCCGGGTGGTGAGCCTGCTCAACAGCATCTCGGTGTGGTGGCACCTGACAGGCGTCGCGGTGATCGTCGGCGTGCTCGCGGTCGTCCCCTCCCACCATCAGGACGCGAGCTTCGTGTTCGGGCACTTCGTGAACGAGACCGGCTGGTCGAACCCGGTCTATGTCTCGGCGGTCGGGCTGCTGCTGGCCGGCTACACCTTCTGCGGCTACGACGCGAGCGCCCACCTGTCGGAGGAGACGACGGACGCGCGGATGGCGGCGCCGCGCGGCATCGTCCGGTCGATCTGGGTCTCCTTGCTGGCCGGGTTCGTGCTGCTGGCGGGCCTGCTGTTCGCGGTGCAGGACTATGCCGGGACCGCCGTGGCGGCGGTGCCCCCGGCGCAGATCTTCCTCGACACGCTCGGGACAACCGGCGCGAAGGCACTGTTGCTGATCGTTATCGGCGCCCAGCTGTTCTGTGGCTCGGCCGAGACGACAGCCGCGAGCCGGATGATCTACGCCTTCTCCCGGGACGGCGCGCTGCCCGGGTCTGCGACGTGGCGCCGGGTGTCCCCCAACGGTGTTCCGGTGCCGGCGGTCTGGCTGGCCGTGTCGGTCGCATTCCTCCTTGCGGTGCCCTCGCTCTGGTCGCCGGTCGCGTATGGGGCGGTGACCGCCGTGAACGTGATCGGCATGACCCCGTCGTACATCATCCCGGTGTTCCTGCGGCTCCGTCAGGGCGACCGCTTCGTCCCCGGCCCGTGGACCCTGGGCCGATGGAGCCGTCCGGTCGGGATCGCCGCCGTGGTGTGGGTCGTCGTGGTGACGGTGCTGGTGTGCCTGCCGCAGCGATACCCCCTGACCGTCCAGACGTTCAACTACGCCCCCATCACCCTGATTGTCGTCCTGGCCCTGTCGGCCGCCTGGTACCGCTTGACCGGGTCGAAGTTCTCCGTGCCGGTCGTACAGGACGCGCACCTGGCCCGGGTCGAGGCGCAGATCGTATGA
- a CDS encoding DNA-binding protein — protein sequence MSKKTLLRVLIDKRGWEFPDFDREFKDAGNELAKKHKDSRFSGLTMSEATYRRWVAGTVSRPTGKSVQVLQHMFGRSADELLGPASEGDPEALSRQELERELAMTARDASDHAASVASAFVSDLSIDQVGEDLLRLARTYNNRPPFDVFREARQLRADAEALSDRTHIPSQKQQLLIAIGQATALLSMTAFDLGSLGDATRLARTAAMYGEATRFTPLSAFAVGTLGILAYWEGRPAEAIRLVRQAQSFAGVGTAGRTRIAAIEARAYGHLGDRQRAAAAVNRIAGDAAVEHDDLHDGVAGEFLHGPERIARSHGTTFLLLHDSAGAQEHARRVLELQNSLPTDQRLPRIEAEARADLASALILGGELDEAVEVLTPIAALAPDRRPAGLVERVINVRRLLTTESVRTSPAAVALSDSLEEYTRVSAPRQLGSGVARLGIGE from the coding sequence ATGTCGAAGAAGACGCTGCTGCGGGTCCTGATCGATAAAAGGGGATGGGAATTCCCCGACTTCGACAGGGAGTTCAAGGACGCCGGCAACGAGCTGGCGAAGAAGCACAAGGACTCGCGGTTTAGCGGCCTGACCATGTCGGAGGCCACGTATCGGCGTTGGGTCGCAGGGACGGTGTCCCGCCCGACCGGCAAGTCCGTACAAGTGCTCCAGCACATGTTCGGCCGGTCCGCCGACGAACTCTTGGGACCGGCAAGCGAGGGAGACCCCGAAGCACTATCCCGGCAAGAACTTGAAAGAGAGCTCGCGATGACCGCACGCGACGCATCCGACCACGCTGCCTCCGTGGCGTCCGCCTTCGTCTCCGACCTGTCCATCGACCAGGTGGGAGAGGACCTCCTTCGACTGGCCCGGACCTACAACAACCGCCCTCCGTTCGACGTCTTCCGCGAGGCCCGCCAGCTTCGGGCCGACGCCGAAGCTCTCTCGGACCGGACCCACATACCCAGCCAGAAGCAGCAGCTGCTGATCGCAATCGGCCAAGCGACGGCACTGCTGAGCATGACCGCCTTCGACCTCGGCTCCCTCGGGGACGCCACACGGCTCGCCCGCACCGCCGCGATGTACGGTGAAGCTACCCGTTTCACGCCGCTCTCCGCCTTCGCGGTCGGCACGCTCGGGATTCTCGCCTACTGGGAGGGCCGACCAGCCGAGGCGATCCGCCTCGTGCGGCAGGCGCAGTCGTTCGCCGGTGTCGGAACGGCCGGCAGGACGCGCATCGCCGCCATCGAGGCCAGGGCCTACGGGCATCTAGGGGACCGGCAGCGAGCGGCAGCGGCGGTCAACCGCATCGCAGGTGATGCCGCAGTCGAGCACGACGATCTCCATGACGGGGTTGCCGGGGAATTCCTGCACGGGCCCGAGCGCATCGCCCGCTCTCACGGCACCACCTTCCTGCTCCTGCACGACAGTGCCGGGGCGCAGGAGCACGCGAGGCGCGTACTGGAGCTGCAGAACAGCCTTCCCACAGATCAGAGGCTGCCCCGAATCGAAGCAGAAGCGCGAGCGGACCTCGCGTCAGCGCTGATCCTCGGCGGTGAACTGGACGAGGCCGTCGAGGTCCTGACGCCGATCGCCGCGCTCGCCCCCGACAGGCGACCGGCCGGCCTGGTCGAGCGCGTGATAAACGTCCGCAGACTGCTCACCACGGAGTCCGTCCGGACGTCACCCGCCGCCGTCGCGCTGAGCGACTCTCTGGAGGAGTACACGAGGGTCTCGGCTCCCAGGCAACTCGGTTCCGGTGTAGCACGGCTCGGCATCGGCGAGTAG
- a CDS encoding NAD-dependent epimerase/dehydratase family protein: MRVLVIGGGWFLGKAVVEEALARGWAVTTFNRGRSGAFFPGVQRVIGDRTSADDLSRLAEAGPWDAVIDTSAAEQPPKVVLAGARALEGATDRYVYVSTVSVYAGWPDHPLKVGDPLLDGPADAGSDYGMNPPGWLGPNLHYGRQKAGGERAVVETFGADRCWLLRPGVILGPHEYVGRLPWWLRRAARGGEILAPGSPGKGIQPVDVRDVARFAVDVADHPGGGVHNVAAPIGRDTMGSFLEACLAVTGGPGELCWVTDGVLLDHGVRQWTELPLWRTDEGVWLVDSSSAYAAGFTCRPLEDTVRDTWDWLQAGNSPVPHPRASAHGINAAREQEILAAARSLG, translated from the coding sequence ATGAGAGTCTTGGTGATCGGCGGCGGTTGGTTTCTGGGTAAGGCCGTCGTTGAGGAAGCGCTGGCCCGGGGTTGGGCCGTCACGACGTTCAATCGGGGCAGGTCCGGGGCGTTCTTTCCGGGCGTCCAGCGGGTGATCGGTGACCGTACATCGGCGGACGACCTGTCCCGGCTGGCAGAAGCGGGCCCGTGGGACGCCGTGATCGACACTTCGGCCGCCGAACAGCCGCCGAAGGTTGTGCTGGCCGGTGCGAGGGCCTTGGAAGGCGCAACGGACCGCTACGTCTACGTCTCGACCGTGTCGGTGTACGCCGGGTGGCCGGATCACCCCCTCAAGGTGGGCGACCCGCTGCTGGACGGACCTGCCGATGCCGGGAGCGACTACGGGATGAATCCTCCGGGCTGGTTGGGGCCGAATCTGCACTACGGTCGGCAGAAGGCTGGCGGTGAGCGGGCGGTGGTCGAGACGTTCGGAGCAGATCGGTGCTGGCTACTCCGCCCCGGCGTGATCTTGGGCCCACACGAGTACGTCGGCAGGCTTCCGTGGTGGCTTCGGCGAGCGGCCCGCGGCGGCGAGATCCTGGCTCCCGGAAGTCCCGGCAAGGGGATCCAGCCGGTGGACGTGAGAGACGTCGCTCGCTTCGCCGTCGATGTCGCCGACCATCCTGGCGGAGGCGTCCACAACGTGGCGGCGCCGATCGGCCGGGACACGATGGGGAGCTTCCTGGAGGCGTGCCTGGCCGTGACGGGCGGACCGGGTGAGCTTTGCTGGGTGACTGACGGAGTGCTGCTGGACCACGGGGTCCGCCAGTGGACGGAGTTGCCGCTCTGGCGGACGGACGAGGGGGTCTGGCTGGTGGACTCCTCCTCGGCCTACGCCGCTGGCTTCACCTGCCGCCCCTTGGAGGACACGGTCCGGGACACCTGGGACTGGCTGCAAGCAGGCAACTCACCTGTCCCCCACCCGAGGGCGTCTGCCCACGGCATCAACGCGGCCCGGGAGCAGGAGATCCTCGCGGCGGCCCGCTCGCTCGGCTGA
- a CDS encoding cupin domain-containing protein, producing the protein MHDAASWAVRLGGDQFLTRVFHRSYAIFPADGTDTGSLLPWDDLNSIVATHRMEPPRLRLSQDGETTPLGRYSAPITNRRGVTWNRVHPAELHARLAEGASLVVDAIDEIHPPIRAAAEALERFFGTPVQTNAYASWTEREGFGRHWDDHDVVVVQQHGAKRWRLWEPTRTAPTFRDVESPEEPDGEPVADIVLTPGDVLYLPRGWWHAVTADQGTESLHLTFGLVTHTGASLINWLADQMHTDAVMRLDIPRHAESPAKSTYLEALRTAMIAALSDPELIDRWADSVDTTHFGRPAPSLPYVAELPPRRKIAVRLTAARAKLTTNITAGTVTLAAAGTEWEFAQQAAPALRALVAGEPVTIGDLADAADLEVKDVAGVLAVLIKGQVACVVKAAL; encoded by the coding sequence ATGCACGATGCCGCTTCGTGGGCGGTGCGCCTGGGTGGGGACCAGTTCCTCACCCGGGTGTTCCACCGCTCCTACGCCATCTTCCCGGCAGACGGGACCGACACAGGCTCCCTCCTCCCCTGGGACGATCTGAACTCCATCGTCGCGACGCACCGCATGGAGCCGCCGAGGCTGCGGCTGTCGCAGGACGGGGAGACCACCCCCCTCGGCCGGTACTCGGCCCCGATCACCAACCGGCGCGGAGTGACCTGGAACCGGGTTCACCCTGCCGAACTCCATGCCAGGCTCGCCGAAGGCGCGTCCTTAGTCGTGGACGCGATCGACGAGATCCACCCGCCGATCCGTGCCGCCGCCGAGGCCTTGGAACGCTTCTTCGGCACGCCCGTGCAGACGAACGCCTACGCCTCGTGGACCGAGCGGGAAGGCTTCGGTCGGCACTGGGACGACCATGACGTTGTCGTTGTCCAGCAGCACGGCGCGAAGCGCTGGCGGCTATGGGAGCCGACCCGGACTGCGCCCACCTTCCGCGACGTGGAGTCTCCGGAGGAACCCGACGGCGAACCGGTCGCTGACATCGTCCTTACCCCGGGTGACGTCCTCTACCTGCCGCGCGGATGGTGGCACGCCGTCACCGCCGACCAGGGCACCGAATCCTTGCACCTCACATTCGGCCTCGTCACCCACACCGGAGCCAGCCTCATCAACTGGCTGGCCGACCAGATGCATACGGACGCCGTCATGCGGCTGGACATCCCCCGCCACGCGGAATCTCCGGCGAAATCCACGTACCTGGAAGCCTTGCGAACTGCGATGATCGCCGCCCTGTCCGACCCCGAGTTGATCGACCGGTGGGCGGACTCTGTCGACACCACCCACTTCGGCCGCCCGGCCCCGTCCCTGCCGTACGTGGCGGAGCTCCCGCCTCGTCGGAAGATCGCCGTACGGCTCACGGCGGCCCGAGCCAAGCTCACGACCAACATCACCGCGGGAACCGTCACCTTGGCGGCGGCCGGCACCGAGTGGGAGTTCGCGCAGCAGGCGGCCCCCGCGCTCCGCGCCTTGGTCGCGGGCGAGCCCGTGACTATCGGGGACCTCGCCGATGCCGCCGACCTGGAAGTCAAGGACGTGGCAGGCGTCCTGGCGGTCCTCATCAAGGGCCAGGTTGCCTGCGTCGTCAAGGCAGCACTGTGA
- a CDS encoding aldo/keto reductase: protein MNAALGLGTYRVRAVSEAARTALLAGTPWIDTAPNYAHGRAHRELAAVLPEYPGVRVATKTGFDPQGRHSIAPEFVRSQTEQTLADLGQADLVFVHNPERSSYDRGQLHRNVLGAFAVLEEFAHAGRIGGYGVATWSGFTSRAFTVAELVALARAAAGSQSHRLTGVQMPVSLVMAESLTQALDGDGPLVHAREAGITTFASAPLHGGELPALMTPELVNLIQPGSNPYAAAFHLVGACPALDVVLTSTSSRAHWDDATTALARPIPEDRLRKVLDVLSAG, encoded by the coding sequence GTGAACGCCGCTCTCGGCCTGGGGACCTACCGGGTGCGCGCTGTCAGCGAGGCGGCGCGCACCGCCCTTTTGGCCGGAACGCCCTGGATCGACACGGCTCCCAACTACGCGCACGGCCGCGCCCACCGCGAGCTCGCTGCCGTTCTTCCGGAGTACCCGGGTGTTCGGGTGGCGACGAAGACCGGCTTTGATCCGCAGGGACGCCACAGCATCGCCCCGGAGTTCGTCCGCTCCCAGACCGAGCAGACCCTCGCCGACCTCGGCCAGGCGGACTTGGTGTTCGTCCACAACCCCGAGCGGTCCAGCTACGACCGCGGGCAGCTGCACCGGAACGTACTCGGCGCGTTCGCTGTGCTCGAGGAGTTCGCGCACGCCGGGCGCATCGGCGGCTACGGCGTCGCCACTTGGTCCGGCTTCACGTCCCGGGCGTTCACCGTCGCCGAGCTGGTCGCCCTGGCCCGCGCCGCCGCCGGGTCGCAGAGCCACCGCCTCACCGGGGTGCAGATGCCGGTGAGCCTGGTAATGGCCGAGTCCCTCACCCAGGCTCTCGACGGGGACGGACCACTTGTCCACGCACGCGAAGCCGGGATCACCACCTTCGCCTCCGCACCCCTGCACGGTGGCGAACTCCCCGCGCTGATGACACCCGAACTGGTGAATCTCATTCAGCCGGGATCGAACCCGTACGCCGCCGCGTTCCACCTGGTCGGGGCCTGCCCGGCTCTCGACGTCGTCCTCACCTCGACCAGCAGCCGCGCGCACTGGGACGATGCCACGACGGCCCTCGCCCGCCCGATCCCGGAAGACCGACTCAGGAAGGTGCTAGATGTCCTTTCAGCCGGATGA
- a CDS encoding SDR family NAD(P)-dependent oxidoreductase, with amino-acid sequence MTFSEHRVALVSGGNRGLGLAIATRLAEQGMQVGMGVRDALAGRDTQAALSRRGLVVHSHVLDVTDPASVALAVADVAAPLGRLDVLIDNAAVAIDRRQPAAAPTSRGSAPPSTPTSSAPRGSAPPRSPRCARTATAGSLPHDRSPVELDSRSLLDAAEQPLDRVDTKVHIPSTGC; translated from the coding sequence ATGACATTCTCGGAACACCGTGTCGCACTCGTCTCCGGCGGCAACCGCGGCCTCGGCCTCGCCATCGCCACCCGCCTCGCCGAACAGGGGATGCAGGTCGGCATGGGGGTACGCGACGCCCTGGCCGGCCGCGACACCCAGGCCGCCCTCAGCCGTAGGGGGCTGGTCGTCCACTCCCACGTCCTGGACGTCACCGACCCCGCGAGCGTAGCCCTCGCCGTCGCCGACGTGGCGGCACCGCTGGGCCGCCTTGACGTCCTCATCGACAACGCTGCCGTCGCCATCGACCGCCGACAGCCGGCCGCAGCACCGACTTCGAGAGGGTCCGCGCCACCCTCGACACCAACCTCCTCGGCGCCTCGCGGCTCAGCGCCGCCGCGATCCCCGAGATGCGCAAGAACGGCTACGGCCGGATCGCTTCCGCACGACCGTTCTCCTGTCGAACTCGACTCCCGATCCCTGCTCGACGCGGCTGAGCAGCCCCTCGACCGGGTCGACACGAAGGTCCACATCCCGTCCACTGGTTGCTGA
- a CDS encoding DUF397 domain-containing protein: protein MTHANLKQAPPVQQASTAYWGPKGIVTADEKNSLDPTWVQAQYDQAEWQTASSGGTNCVEIAFLARGLVGMRDSLNPDQHPLLFTEGEYDDFVDGLTAGKLRRR, encoded by the coding sequence GTGACCCACGCCAACCTCAAGCAGGCCCCACCCGTCCAGCAGGCCAGCACCGCCTACTGGGGCCCGAAGGGCATCGTCACCGCCGACGAGAAGAACTCACTGGATCCGACGTGGGTCCAAGCGCAATACGACCAAGCGGAATGGCAAACGGCCAGCAGCGGCGGCACCAACTGCGTCGAGATCGCCTTCCTGGCCCGTGGACTGGTCGGGATGCGGGATTCCCTGAATCCCGACCAGCACCCGCTTCTCTTCACTGAGGGTGAATATGACGACTTTGTCGACGGCCTCACGGCGGGCAAGCTCCGCCGCCGCTGA